CTAGTGTCTTCATGGCCCCGTAGAAGCCCGTGCCCTCCTCGGACCCGAGCATGTTGTCCGCCGGGATGCGGCAGTCGTCCAGGATGACCTCGGACGTGTGGCTCGCGCGCACGCCCATCTTGTCCTCCACCTTGCCCTCCTTGAGCCCGGGCGTGTCGTGTTCGACCACGAACCCGCGGACCCCGAGGAACCGGAGGCTCTTGTCGATTGTCGCGAACACGACGTGGATGTCCGCAACCCCTCCGTTCGTGATGAACCGCTTGACTCCGTTCAGCACCCACTCGTTCCCTTTCTTCACCGCGGTCGTCGAGATGTTCTGGTTGTCCGAGCCCGCGTCGGGCTCCGTGAGGCAGAGGGCGCCGAGCCGCGGCTCGGGTCCGGTGAACCGGACCAAGAACTTCTTCTTCTGGGCCTCCGTGCCCATGTGGATGATGGGAAGGTACGCGAGGCCCGCGCCGAGCAACCCCGTCGCAATGCCCGCGCAGCCCCAGTTCAGCTCCTCCATGACCACGCAGTGCGTGAGGGTCGACGTGATGCCTCCGCCCCCGTAATCCTCGGGGATGAACGCGGTGTCAAGCCCGATCGAGTGAGCCTTCTTGACCACGTCCCAGGGCATGACGCCCTTCTTGTCGTACTCGAGCGAAATGGGCCGCATCTCCTTCTCGGCGAACTCGTGCGCCGTCTTCTGCATGAGCTTCTGTTCTTCCGTCAGCTCAAAATCCACGGTGATCTCCTCCCGCGACTGCCCGGCTGAACTATGCATGGGTGCCTCGCTATTTAATCGTTTGAGGAGTTCGTCTGCGACGGGGCAAGGTTCAAGCCGGGGGCGAGCTCGCTGGCACGAGACCTCGCATGAAGGTGTTCATCGCCGGCGCGACGGGTGTCCTCGGACGACGGGTCGTCCCACTCCTCCGCGATCGCGGGCACGACGTGGTCGGCTTGTCTCGCGGATCCGAGATCGACACGACGCTGCGCTCCCTCGGGGCCCAGCCG
This portion of the Thermoplasmata archaeon genome encodes:
- a CDS encoding acyl-CoA dehydrogenase family protein, whose protein sequence is MHSSAGQSREEITVDFELTEEQKLMQKTAHEFAEKEMRPISLEYDKKGVMPWDVVKKAHSIGLDTAFIPEDYGGGGITSTLTHCVVMEELNWGCAGIATGLLGAGLAYLPIIHMGTEAQKKKFLVRFTGPEPRLGALCLTEPDAGSDNQNISTTAVKKGNEWVLNGVKRFITNGGVADIHVVFATIDKSLRFLGVRGFVVEHDTPGLKEGKVEDKMGVRASHTSEVILDDCRIPADNMLGSEEGTGFYGAMKTLESSRPLVAAGAVGIARAAYEYALDYARKRKQFGGPIAKKQAIAFLLADMKTKVDAARLLTYRAAWMLDHDMPMNKEASEAKLFAADMAMDVTTDAVQIMGGAGYMKDEPVEKWMRDAKVFQIWEGTSQIQRLIISRDEIGEL